A section of the Oryzias latipes chromosome 8, ASM223467v1 genome encodes:
- the cramp1 gene encoding protein cramped-like isoform X2: protein MVKRKKTSPTAEKRENCMTPGSREGIGIDGKRNPSRKPDGCDEEESGEQASEERSTKGDDRVEILNPSATGLSSGSAQVLPASPPNRTGLGSNQQPPTSSEPAPPCHDQHHFLRSSVRPPSKRIRKDSISAAINGHGGAKSKGAENGSSSHGGVGQSGTVAGSTGGVSKASKGQGSTDKDEQAGNQKRARRQWESWSAEDKNSFFEGLYEHGKDFEAIQNNIAMKYKKRGKPANMVKNKEQVRHFYYRTWHKISKHIDFANVYNRVLKKSSQELYGLICYAELRKKVGGLMDDKNVAKLNELIQQGATTVRSKGRNLRIKAPMCRALKKLCDPDGVSDEEDQKPVRLPLKVAVELQPRSNYSWARVQTLAHNPRLRMVVELHRKVSSLIEYLKQKWAYQDQRILNSLKEREALEGSQSITVSPSKGPQEELCLFPSENSTLITLPGVARVVHSKASCTVHWLETGKNRPNAKELPAAQILGIHTAAPRGTSKSGRGSANVGGISAAAIADSRRTEGSNTEPSPDSSGKVDEKKLQHMGLLPEEGNGTGSPETTEVNSGLLANRSTEGSCGVAEISNDPCKEEPNASTSSPETAATHPAKPAAGGSEEAVSQPTKERTVEQIREEGWSARDTDVTLAELYLMFGKPGKLQLEYEWQHVVAPSSNQEEGQPSVPSRPNRTNRVLRCLLKLVQTEVNPKPLAPEVCSTATSPLKSHQEEQNQSITPPGKGPIAGVRSPNCSRQPASVRVARIHSPNTGGRNLPRSLLGAPNAGSDAEGGVFAVPTTLPPNSSRYNRMFSPNKEAQLAFRQQLDSISMQSDLFLNRQRKPRNRQLRKPLVVQRTLLPRTTGDTSQHVCSFSILSNSSATGTGSFRPINTRLAPSTRPPLTKTSPASSSSAASSELSSAIDLAAKSAGIIPGSPCPDLDSSTVDGALLTTPPIAEAEPDTHLLQQSVPENGLPPPSPGGSGSRDSLLSPPSVASLLDISLPGPPEEALAPGEPQTQISDSIIELAINSTHYGEEAALSPAKLGNGDHSKLLASSPSVSPSRGWIPSPSHDPQWYPSDSSDSTLGCLLSSMVSPDKSKRTTLTPSGPSSGTALLGPSLLDCNSHDSFQSRGLPDVAEMDSQLACMMSESSVDYIARFNDLAQELAVTEPSIPPP from the exons ATGGTGAAGAGAAAGAAGACGTCACCTACTGCCGAAAAGCGTGAAAATTG CATGACACCGGGATCCAGGGAGGGGATCGGGATCGATGGGAAGAGGAATCCGTCCAGAAAGCCCGACGGTTGCGACGAGGAGGAGAGCGGAGAGCAGGCGAGCGAGGAGCGGAGTACAAAGGGAGACGACCGAGTGGAAATTCTTAATCCATCAGCCACGGGTCTCAGCTCCGGTTCTGCCCAGGTCCTCCCTGCCTCCCCACCGAACCGGACCGGGCTAGGCTCGAACCAGCAGCCACCGACCTCGTCTGAACCCGCCCCTCCGTGTCACGACCAGCATCATTTTCTGCGATCCAGCGTTCGACCTCCGAGCAAACGGATACGGAAGGATTCAATCAGCGCGGCTATCAATGGACATGGCGGGGCAAAATCGAAAG GGGCAGAGAACGGTTCTTCTTCCCATGGAGGTGTCGGACAGTCGGGGACTGTGGCTGGCTCCACAGGAGGAGTGTCCAAGGCATCCAAGGGTCAGGGGTCCACTGATAAAGACGAGCAGGCCGGTAACCAGAAGAGAGCCCGTCGACAGTGGGAGtcgtggagcgccgaggacaaAAATAGCTTCTTTGAGGGGCTCTacgag CATGGCAAAGATTTTGAGGCAATCCAGAATAACATTGCGATGAAGTACAAAAAAAGAGGCAAGCCTGCCAACATGGTGAAGAACAAAGAGCAGGTCCGCCACTTCTACTACCGCACCTGGCACAAAATTTCCAAACACATCGACTTTGCCAACG TATACAACCGCGTCCTGAAGAAATCCTCCCAAGAACTGTACGGCCTCATCTGCTACGCCGAGCTCCGCAAAAAAGTCGGCGGGT tgaTGGATGATAAGAATGTGGCGAAGCTGAATGAACTCATCCAGCAGGG GGCAACCACAGTACGCTCCAAAGGGAGGAACCTGCGAATAAAAGCACCCATGTGCCGAGCCCTGAAGAAACTTTGCGATCCAGATG GAGTAAGTGATGAGGAGGACCAGAAGCCAGTGCGTCTACCCCTGAAGGTGGCAGTGGAGCTCCAACCACGCAGTAATTACTCCTGGGCCCGTGTTCAGACTCTCGCCCATAATCCTCGCCTCAG GATGGTGGTGGAACTTCACAGGAAAGTTTCCAGCCTCATCGAGTACCTGAAGCAGAAGTGGGCTTACCAAGACCAGAGAATA CTCAACAGTCTGAAGGAGAGAGAAGCTCTGGAGGGCAGCCAGTCCATCACGGTCTCCCCCAGCAAGGGTCCGCAGGAGGAGCTGTGTCTTTTCCCGTCCGAGAACAGCACCTTGATTACACTTCCTGGTGTGGCCCGGGTGGTTCACTCCAAAGCGTCTTGTACTGTGCATTGGCTTGAGACCGGCAAGAACCGACCCAACGCCAAGGAACTGCCAGCGGCTCAGATTCTAGGCATCCACACGGCTGCGCCCAGAGGGACCAGCAAATCTGGACGTGGAAGCGCGAATGTCGGTGGGATCTCTGCAGCTGCGATAGCTGATAGTCGTCGGACTGAAGGCTCTAATACTGAACCGTCACCGGACAGTTCTGGAAAAGTGGATGAAAAGAAACTTCAGCATATGGGGCTTCTTCCAGAAGAAGGAAACGGGACGGGATCACCTGAGACCACAGAGGTCAACAGTGGCTTATTGGCAAACCGAAGCACTGAGGGGTCATGTGGCGTTGCGGAAATCTCCAATGATCCGTGCAAAGAGGAGCCAAACGCCAGCACCTCCTCCCCAGAAACGGCAGCGACCCATCCAGCCAAACCTGCTGCGGGCGGCTCAGAGGAGGCTGTGTCCCAACCGACAAAGGAGCGAACCGTCGAGCAGATCAGAGAAGAGGGCTGGAGCGCGCGCGACACAGACGTCACCCTGGCCGAGCTCTACCTGATGTTTGGAAAGCCGGGCAAACTGCAGCTGGAGTACGAGTGGCAGCATGTGGTGGCTCCCTCCAGCAACCAAGAAGAGGGCCAGCCATCGGTCCCGTCCAGGCCCAACAGAACAAACCGGGTTTTACGCTGCCTGCTGAAGCTGGTTCAAACCGAGGTTAATCCTAAACCTTTG GCTCCAGAAGTTTGCTCTACAGCCACATCGCCCCTTAAGAGCCATCAGGAGGAGCAAAATCAGTCCATTACCCCCCCAGGAAAAGGTCCGATCGCAGGCGTTCGCAGCCCCAACTGCAGCCGACAGCCGGCCTCCGTCCGAGTGGCGAGGATCCACTCCCCAAACACAG GTGGCCGTAACCTTCCTCGCTCCCTGCTGGGGGCGCCGAATGCAGGCAGCGATGCAGAAGGCGGCGTGTTTGCAGTACCCACCACACTACCTCCCAACAGTTCCCGCTACAACCGAATGTTCTCCCCCAACAAGGAAGCGCAGCTCGCCTTCAGACAGCAGCTGGACTCCATAAGT ATGCAGTCGGACCTTTTCCTTAACCGCCAAAGGAAACCAAGAAACAGACAACTCCGGAAACCCCTTGTAGTTCAG AGAACGCTGCTGCCCCGGACTACAGGAGACACTTCTCAACACGTCTGCTCCTTCTCCATTCTTTCAAACTCCTCCGCTACAG GGACTGGATCTTTTCGACCAATCAATACTCGTTTGGCTCCATCCACTCGTCCTCCTCTGACTAAAACCTCGCCTGCATCATCTAGCTCTGCAGCATCCAGCGAGCTCTCCA GTGCCATCGACCTGGCGGCTAAGTCTGCGGGCATCATCCCTGGCAGTCCATGTCCAGATCTGGATTCCTCCACTGTTGACGGCGCTTTGCTCACAACGCCACCCATTGCTGAAGCAGAACCGGACACCCACCTCCTTCAGCAAAGCGTTCCAGAG AATGGTCTGCCTCCACCGTCTCCTGGAGGGAGCGGAAGTCGAGACTCGCTCCTGTCTCCACCCAGCGTTGCCTCGCTTCTCGACATCTCTCTGCCCGGACCTCCAGAAGAAGCTCTCGCGCCAGGAGAACCTCAGACACAAATCAGTGACTCCATCATTGAGCTCGCCATCAACTCAACACACTATG GGGAGGAGGCAGCCCTCTCTCCAGCCAAGCTGGGCAATGGGGATCACTCCAAGCTGTTGGCCTCCTCTCCCTCCGTCAGCCCATCAAGAGGCTGGATTCCTTCACCAAGCCACGACCCCCAGTGGTACCCAAGTGACTCGAGTGACTCCACACTGGGTTGTCTTCTTT CTAGCATGGTGTCTCCTGATAAAAGCAAGAGGACCACCCTGACCCCCTCTGGCCCCTCCAGCGGCACAGCTCTGCTTGGTCCCAGCCTTCTGGACTGCAACTCCCATGACTCCTTTCAATCCCGTGGCCTTCCTGATGTGGCAGAG atggaCTCTCAGCTTGCCTGCATGATGAGTGAGAGCAGCGTGGACTACATCGCTCGCTTCAACGACTTGGCTCAGGAGCTGGCAGTGACTGAGCCCTCCATCCCACCTCCGTGA
- the cramp1 gene encoding protein cramped-like isoform X3, whose protein sequence is MTPGSREGIGIDGKRNPSRKPDGCDEEESGEQASEERSTKGDDRVEILNPSATGLSSGSAQVLPASPPNRTGLGSNQQPPTSSEPAPPCHDQHHFLRSSVRPPSKRIRKDSISAAINGHGGAKSKGAENGSSSHGGVGQSGTVAGSTGGVSKASKGQGSTDKDEQAGNQKRARRQWESWSAEDKNSFFEGLYEHGKDFEAIQNNIAMKYKKRGKPANMVKNKEQVRHFYYRTWHKISKHIDFANVYNRVLKKSSQELYGLICYAELRKKVGGLMDDKNVAKLNELIQQGATTVRSKGRNLRIKAPMCRALKKLCDPDGVSDEEDQKPVRLPLKVAVELQPRSNYSWARVQTLAHNPRLRMVVELHRKVSSLIEYLKQKWAYQDQRILNSLKEREALEGSQSITVSPSKGPQEELCLFPSENSTLITLPGVARVVHSKASCTVHWLETGKNRPNAKELPAAQILGIHTAAPRGTSKSGRGSANVGGISAAAIADSRRTEGSNTEPSPDSSGKVDEKKLQHMGLLPEEGNGTGSPETTEVNSGLLANRSTEGSCGVAEISNDPCKEEPNASTSSPETAATHPAKPAAGGSEEAVSQPTKERTVEQIREEGWSARDTDVTLAELYLMFGKPGKLQLEYEWQHVVAPSSNQEEGQPSVPSRPNRTNRVLRCLLKLVQTEVNPKPLAPEVCSTATSPLKSHQEEQNQSITPPGKGPIAGVRSPNCSRQPASVRVARIHSPNTGASGGRNLPRSLLGAPNAGSDAEGGVFAVPTTLPPNSSRYNRMFSPNKEAQLAFRQQLDSISMQSDLFLNRQRKPRNRQLRKPLVVQRTLLPRTTGDTSQHVCSFSILSNSSATGTGSFRPINTRLAPSTRPPLTKTSPASSSSAASSELSSAIDLAAKSAGIIPGSPCPDLDSSTVDGALLTTPPIAEAEPDTHLLQQSVPENGLPPPSPGGSGSRDSLLSPPSVASLLDISLPGPPEEALAPGEPQTQISDSIIELAINSTHYGEEAALSPAKLGNGDHSKLLASSPSVSPSRGWIPSPSHDPQWYPSDSSDSTLGCLLSSMVSPDKSKRTTLTPSGPSSGTALLGPSLLDCNSHDSFQSRGLPDVAEMDSQLACMMSESSVDYIARFNDLAQELAVTEPSIPPP, encoded by the exons ATGACACCGGGATCCAGGGAGGGGATCGGGATCGATGGGAAGAGGAATCCGTCCAGAAAGCCCGACGGTTGCGACGAGGAGGAGAGCGGAGAGCAGGCGAGCGAGGAGCGGAGTACAAAGGGAGACGACCGAGTGGAAATTCTTAATCCATCAGCCACGGGTCTCAGCTCCGGTTCTGCCCAGGTCCTCCCTGCCTCCCCACCGAACCGGACCGGGCTAGGCTCGAACCAGCAGCCACCGACCTCGTCTGAACCCGCCCCTCCGTGTCACGACCAGCATCATTTTCTGCGATCCAGCGTTCGACCTCCGAGCAAACGGATACGGAAGGATTCAATCAGCGCGGCTATCAATGGACATGGCGGGGCAAAATCGAAAG GGGCAGAGAACGGTTCTTCTTCCCATGGAGGTGTCGGACAGTCGGGGACTGTGGCTGGCTCCACAGGAGGAGTGTCCAAGGCATCCAAGGGTCAGGGGTCCACTGATAAAGACGAGCAGGCCGGTAACCAGAAGAGAGCCCGTCGACAGTGGGAGtcgtggagcgccgaggacaaAAATAGCTTCTTTGAGGGGCTCTacgag CATGGCAAAGATTTTGAGGCAATCCAGAATAACATTGCGATGAAGTACAAAAAAAGAGGCAAGCCTGCCAACATGGTGAAGAACAAAGAGCAGGTCCGCCACTTCTACTACCGCACCTGGCACAAAATTTCCAAACACATCGACTTTGCCAACG TATACAACCGCGTCCTGAAGAAATCCTCCCAAGAACTGTACGGCCTCATCTGCTACGCCGAGCTCCGCAAAAAAGTCGGCGGGT tgaTGGATGATAAGAATGTGGCGAAGCTGAATGAACTCATCCAGCAGGG GGCAACCACAGTACGCTCCAAAGGGAGGAACCTGCGAATAAAAGCACCCATGTGCCGAGCCCTGAAGAAACTTTGCGATCCAGATG GAGTAAGTGATGAGGAGGACCAGAAGCCAGTGCGTCTACCCCTGAAGGTGGCAGTGGAGCTCCAACCACGCAGTAATTACTCCTGGGCCCGTGTTCAGACTCTCGCCCATAATCCTCGCCTCAG GATGGTGGTGGAACTTCACAGGAAAGTTTCCAGCCTCATCGAGTACCTGAAGCAGAAGTGGGCTTACCAAGACCAGAGAATA CTCAACAGTCTGAAGGAGAGAGAAGCTCTGGAGGGCAGCCAGTCCATCACGGTCTCCCCCAGCAAGGGTCCGCAGGAGGAGCTGTGTCTTTTCCCGTCCGAGAACAGCACCTTGATTACACTTCCTGGTGTGGCCCGGGTGGTTCACTCCAAAGCGTCTTGTACTGTGCATTGGCTTGAGACCGGCAAGAACCGACCCAACGCCAAGGAACTGCCAGCGGCTCAGATTCTAGGCATCCACACGGCTGCGCCCAGAGGGACCAGCAAATCTGGACGTGGAAGCGCGAATGTCGGTGGGATCTCTGCAGCTGCGATAGCTGATAGTCGTCGGACTGAAGGCTCTAATACTGAACCGTCACCGGACAGTTCTGGAAAAGTGGATGAAAAGAAACTTCAGCATATGGGGCTTCTTCCAGAAGAAGGAAACGGGACGGGATCACCTGAGACCACAGAGGTCAACAGTGGCTTATTGGCAAACCGAAGCACTGAGGGGTCATGTGGCGTTGCGGAAATCTCCAATGATCCGTGCAAAGAGGAGCCAAACGCCAGCACCTCCTCCCCAGAAACGGCAGCGACCCATCCAGCCAAACCTGCTGCGGGCGGCTCAGAGGAGGCTGTGTCCCAACCGACAAAGGAGCGAACCGTCGAGCAGATCAGAGAAGAGGGCTGGAGCGCGCGCGACACAGACGTCACCCTGGCCGAGCTCTACCTGATGTTTGGAAAGCCGGGCAAACTGCAGCTGGAGTACGAGTGGCAGCATGTGGTGGCTCCCTCCAGCAACCAAGAAGAGGGCCAGCCATCGGTCCCGTCCAGGCCCAACAGAACAAACCGGGTTTTACGCTGCCTGCTGAAGCTGGTTCAAACCGAGGTTAATCCTAAACCTTTG GCTCCAGAAGTTTGCTCTACAGCCACATCGCCCCTTAAGAGCCATCAGGAGGAGCAAAATCAGTCCATTACCCCCCCAGGAAAAGGTCCGATCGCAGGCGTTCGCAGCCCCAACTGCAGCCGACAGCCGGCCTCCGTCCGAGTGGCGAGGATCCACTCCCCAAACACAGGTGCCTCAG GTGGCCGTAACCTTCCTCGCTCCCTGCTGGGGGCGCCGAATGCAGGCAGCGATGCAGAAGGCGGCGTGTTTGCAGTACCCACCACACTACCTCCCAACAGTTCCCGCTACAACCGAATGTTCTCCCCCAACAAGGAAGCGCAGCTCGCCTTCAGACAGCAGCTGGACTCCATAAGT ATGCAGTCGGACCTTTTCCTTAACCGCCAAAGGAAACCAAGAAACAGACAACTCCGGAAACCCCTTGTAGTTCAG AGAACGCTGCTGCCCCGGACTACAGGAGACACTTCTCAACACGTCTGCTCCTTCTCCATTCTTTCAAACTCCTCCGCTACAG GGACTGGATCTTTTCGACCAATCAATACTCGTTTGGCTCCATCCACTCGTCCTCCTCTGACTAAAACCTCGCCTGCATCATCTAGCTCTGCAGCATCCAGCGAGCTCTCCA GTGCCATCGACCTGGCGGCTAAGTCTGCGGGCATCATCCCTGGCAGTCCATGTCCAGATCTGGATTCCTCCACTGTTGACGGCGCTTTGCTCACAACGCCACCCATTGCTGAAGCAGAACCGGACACCCACCTCCTTCAGCAAAGCGTTCCAGAG AATGGTCTGCCTCCACCGTCTCCTGGAGGGAGCGGAAGTCGAGACTCGCTCCTGTCTCCACCCAGCGTTGCCTCGCTTCTCGACATCTCTCTGCCCGGACCTCCAGAAGAAGCTCTCGCGCCAGGAGAACCTCAGACACAAATCAGTGACTCCATCATTGAGCTCGCCATCAACTCAACACACTATG GGGAGGAGGCAGCCCTCTCTCCAGCCAAGCTGGGCAATGGGGATCACTCCAAGCTGTTGGCCTCCTCTCCCTCCGTCAGCCCATCAAGAGGCTGGATTCCTTCACCAAGCCACGACCCCCAGTGGTACCCAAGTGACTCGAGTGACTCCACACTGGGTTGTCTTCTTT CTAGCATGGTGTCTCCTGATAAAAGCAAGAGGACCACCCTGACCCCCTCTGGCCCCTCCAGCGGCACAGCTCTGCTTGGTCCCAGCCTTCTGGACTGCAACTCCCATGACTCCTTTCAATCCCGTGGCCTTCCTGATGTGGCAGAG atggaCTCTCAGCTTGCCTGCATGATGAGTGAGAGCAGCGTGGACTACATCGCTCGCTTCAACGACTTGGCTCAGGAGCTGGCAGTGACTGAGCCCTCCATCCCACCTCCGTGA
- the cramp1 gene encoding protein cramped-like isoform X1 — MVKRKKTSPTAEKRENCMTPGSREGIGIDGKRNPSRKPDGCDEEESGEQASEERSTKGDDRVEILNPSATGLSSGSAQVLPASPPNRTGLGSNQQPPTSSEPAPPCHDQHHFLRSSVRPPSKRIRKDSISAAINGHGGAKSKGAENGSSSHGGVGQSGTVAGSTGGVSKASKGQGSTDKDEQAGNQKRARRQWESWSAEDKNSFFEGLYEHGKDFEAIQNNIAMKYKKRGKPANMVKNKEQVRHFYYRTWHKISKHIDFANVYNRVLKKSSQELYGLICYAELRKKVGGLMDDKNVAKLNELIQQGATTVRSKGRNLRIKAPMCRALKKLCDPDGVSDEEDQKPVRLPLKVAVELQPRSNYSWARVQTLAHNPRLRMVVELHRKVSSLIEYLKQKWAYQDQRILNSLKEREALEGSQSITVSPSKGPQEELCLFPSENSTLITLPGVARVVHSKASCTVHWLETGKNRPNAKELPAAQILGIHTAAPRGTSKSGRGSANVGGISAAAIADSRRTEGSNTEPSPDSSGKVDEKKLQHMGLLPEEGNGTGSPETTEVNSGLLANRSTEGSCGVAEISNDPCKEEPNASTSSPETAATHPAKPAAGGSEEAVSQPTKERTVEQIREEGWSARDTDVTLAELYLMFGKPGKLQLEYEWQHVVAPSSNQEEGQPSVPSRPNRTNRVLRCLLKLVQTEVNPKPLAPEVCSTATSPLKSHQEEQNQSITPPGKGPIAGVRSPNCSRQPASVRVARIHSPNTGASGGRNLPRSLLGAPNAGSDAEGGVFAVPTTLPPNSSRYNRMFSPNKEAQLAFRQQLDSISMQSDLFLNRQRKPRNRQLRKPLVVQRTLLPRTTGDTSQHVCSFSILSNSSATGTGSFRPINTRLAPSTRPPLTKTSPASSSSAASSELSSAIDLAAKSAGIIPGSPCPDLDSSTVDGALLTTPPIAEAEPDTHLLQQSVPENGLPPPSPGGSGSRDSLLSPPSVASLLDISLPGPPEEALAPGEPQTQISDSIIELAINSTHYGEEAALSPAKLGNGDHSKLLASSPSVSPSRGWIPSPSHDPQWYPSDSSDSTLGCLLSSMVSPDKSKRTTLTPSGPSSGTALLGPSLLDCNSHDSFQSRGLPDVAEMDSQLACMMSESSVDYIARFNDLAQELAVTEPSIPPP, encoded by the exons ATGGTGAAGAGAAAGAAGACGTCACCTACTGCCGAAAAGCGTGAAAATTG CATGACACCGGGATCCAGGGAGGGGATCGGGATCGATGGGAAGAGGAATCCGTCCAGAAAGCCCGACGGTTGCGACGAGGAGGAGAGCGGAGAGCAGGCGAGCGAGGAGCGGAGTACAAAGGGAGACGACCGAGTGGAAATTCTTAATCCATCAGCCACGGGTCTCAGCTCCGGTTCTGCCCAGGTCCTCCCTGCCTCCCCACCGAACCGGACCGGGCTAGGCTCGAACCAGCAGCCACCGACCTCGTCTGAACCCGCCCCTCCGTGTCACGACCAGCATCATTTTCTGCGATCCAGCGTTCGACCTCCGAGCAAACGGATACGGAAGGATTCAATCAGCGCGGCTATCAATGGACATGGCGGGGCAAAATCGAAAG GGGCAGAGAACGGTTCTTCTTCCCATGGAGGTGTCGGACAGTCGGGGACTGTGGCTGGCTCCACAGGAGGAGTGTCCAAGGCATCCAAGGGTCAGGGGTCCACTGATAAAGACGAGCAGGCCGGTAACCAGAAGAGAGCCCGTCGACAGTGGGAGtcgtggagcgccgaggacaaAAATAGCTTCTTTGAGGGGCTCTacgag CATGGCAAAGATTTTGAGGCAATCCAGAATAACATTGCGATGAAGTACAAAAAAAGAGGCAAGCCTGCCAACATGGTGAAGAACAAAGAGCAGGTCCGCCACTTCTACTACCGCACCTGGCACAAAATTTCCAAACACATCGACTTTGCCAACG TATACAACCGCGTCCTGAAGAAATCCTCCCAAGAACTGTACGGCCTCATCTGCTACGCCGAGCTCCGCAAAAAAGTCGGCGGGT tgaTGGATGATAAGAATGTGGCGAAGCTGAATGAACTCATCCAGCAGGG GGCAACCACAGTACGCTCCAAAGGGAGGAACCTGCGAATAAAAGCACCCATGTGCCGAGCCCTGAAGAAACTTTGCGATCCAGATG GAGTAAGTGATGAGGAGGACCAGAAGCCAGTGCGTCTACCCCTGAAGGTGGCAGTGGAGCTCCAACCACGCAGTAATTACTCCTGGGCCCGTGTTCAGACTCTCGCCCATAATCCTCGCCTCAG GATGGTGGTGGAACTTCACAGGAAAGTTTCCAGCCTCATCGAGTACCTGAAGCAGAAGTGGGCTTACCAAGACCAGAGAATA CTCAACAGTCTGAAGGAGAGAGAAGCTCTGGAGGGCAGCCAGTCCATCACGGTCTCCCCCAGCAAGGGTCCGCAGGAGGAGCTGTGTCTTTTCCCGTCCGAGAACAGCACCTTGATTACACTTCCTGGTGTGGCCCGGGTGGTTCACTCCAAAGCGTCTTGTACTGTGCATTGGCTTGAGACCGGCAAGAACCGACCCAACGCCAAGGAACTGCCAGCGGCTCAGATTCTAGGCATCCACACGGCTGCGCCCAGAGGGACCAGCAAATCTGGACGTGGAAGCGCGAATGTCGGTGGGATCTCTGCAGCTGCGATAGCTGATAGTCGTCGGACTGAAGGCTCTAATACTGAACCGTCACCGGACAGTTCTGGAAAAGTGGATGAAAAGAAACTTCAGCATATGGGGCTTCTTCCAGAAGAAGGAAACGGGACGGGATCACCTGAGACCACAGAGGTCAACAGTGGCTTATTGGCAAACCGAAGCACTGAGGGGTCATGTGGCGTTGCGGAAATCTCCAATGATCCGTGCAAAGAGGAGCCAAACGCCAGCACCTCCTCCCCAGAAACGGCAGCGACCCATCCAGCCAAACCTGCTGCGGGCGGCTCAGAGGAGGCTGTGTCCCAACCGACAAAGGAGCGAACCGTCGAGCAGATCAGAGAAGAGGGCTGGAGCGCGCGCGACACAGACGTCACCCTGGCCGAGCTCTACCTGATGTTTGGAAAGCCGGGCAAACTGCAGCTGGAGTACGAGTGGCAGCATGTGGTGGCTCCCTCCAGCAACCAAGAAGAGGGCCAGCCATCGGTCCCGTCCAGGCCCAACAGAACAAACCGGGTTTTACGCTGCCTGCTGAAGCTGGTTCAAACCGAGGTTAATCCTAAACCTTTG GCTCCAGAAGTTTGCTCTACAGCCACATCGCCCCTTAAGAGCCATCAGGAGGAGCAAAATCAGTCCATTACCCCCCCAGGAAAAGGTCCGATCGCAGGCGTTCGCAGCCCCAACTGCAGCCGACAGCCGGCCTCCGTCCGAGTGGCGAGGATCCACTCCCCAAACACAGGTGCCTCAG GTGGCCGTAACCTTCCTCGCTCCCTGCTGGGGGCGCCGAATGCAGGCAGCGATGCAGAAGGCGGCGTGTTTGCAGTACCCACCACACTACCTCCCAACAGTTCCCGCTACAACCGAATGTTCTCCCCCAACAAGGAAGCGCAGCTCGCCTTCAGACAGCAGCTGGACTCCATAAGT ATGCAGTCGGACCTTTTCCTTAACCGCCAAAGGAAACCAAGAAACAGACAACTCCGGAAACCCCTTGTAGTTCAG AGAACGCTGCTGCCCCGGACTACAGGAGACACTTCTCAACACGTCTGCTCCTTCTCCATTCTTTCAAACTCCTCCGCTACAG GGACTGGATCTTTTCGACCAATCAATACTCGTTTGGCTCCATCCACTCGTCCTCCTCTGACTAAAACCTCGCCTGCATCATCTAGCTCTGCAGCATCCAGCGAGCTCTCCA GTGCCATCGACCTGGCGGCTAAGTCTGCGGGCATCATCCCTGGCAGTCCATGTCCAGATCTGGATTCCTCCACTGTTGACGGCGCTTTGCTCACAACGCCACCCATTGCTGAAGCAGAACCGGACACCCACCTCCTTCAGCAAAGCGTTCCAGAG AATGGTCTGCCTCCACCGTCTCCTGGAGGGAGCGGAAGTCGAGACTCGCTCCTGTCTCCACCCAGCGTTGCCTCGCTTCTCGACATCTCTCTGCCCGGACCTCCAGAAGAAGCTCTCGCGCCAGGAGAACCTCAGACACAAATCAGTGACTCCATCATTGAGCTCGCCATCAACTCAACACACTATG GGGAGGAGGCAGCCCTCTCTCCAGCCAAGCTGGGCAATGGGGATCACTCCAAGCTGTTGGCCTCCTCTCCCTCCGTCAGCCCATCAAGAGGCTGGATTCCTTCACCAAGCCACGACCCCCAGTGGTACCCAAGTGACTCGAGTGACTCCACACTGGGTTGTCTTCTTT CTAGCATGGTGTCTCCTGATAAAAGCAAGAGGACCACCCTGACCCCCTCTGGCCCCTCCAGCGGCACAGCTCTGCTTGGTCCCAGCCTTCTGGACTGCAACTCCCATGACTCCTTTCAATCCCGTGGCCTTCCTGATGTGGCAGAG atggaCTCTCAGCTTGCCTGCATGATGAGTGAGAGCAGCGTGGACTACATCGCTCGCTTCAACGACTTGGCTCAGGAGCTGGCAGTGACTGAGCCCTCCATCCCACCTCCGTGA